One genomic segment of Alicycliphilus denitrificans K601 includes these proteins:
- a CDS encoding DUF411 domain-containing protein: protein MHDTNRRQWLTAIAAAAACTALPAIASNATAVEVWKDPSCGCCQDWIDHMQANGFAVTTHESGNAAVRARLGLPQRLGSCHTALVGGYLLEGHVPAADVRKLLKEKPKALGLAVPGMPVGSPGMDGPAYNGRKDPYDVLLVTKNLMNSDVSTRVFTSYR, encoded by the coding sequence ATGCACGATACCAACCGCCGCCAATGGCTGACGGCCATCGCCGCCGCAGCCGCCTGCACCGCCCTGCCCGCTATCGCCAGCAACGCCACGGCCGTCGAGGTCTGGAAGGACCCCAGCTGCGGCTGCTGCCAGGACTGGATAGACCACATGCAGGCCAACGGCTTCGCCGTCACCACACACGAGAGCGGCAACGCCGCCGTGCGCGCCAGGCTGGGCCTGCCCCAGCGCCTGGGCTCATGCCACACGGCTCTCGTGGGCGGCTACCTGCTGGAGGGCCACGTGCCCGCCGCCGACGTGCGCAAGCTGCTCAAGGAAAAGCCCAAGGCCCTGGGCCTGGCCGTGCCCGGCATGCCCGTGGGCAGCCCCGGCATGGACGGCCCCGCCTACAACGGCCGCAAGGACCCCTATGACGTGCTGCTGGTGACCAAGAACCTCATGAACAGCGACGTGTCCACGCGCGTGTTCACCAGCTACCGCTGA
- a CDS encoding P1 family peptidase — translation MQALSPHGASGAITDVAGIMVGHHSDTRRPTGCSVVIAPGGAVAGVDVRGAAPGTRETDLLAPGNLVQQVHAVMLAGGSAWGLDAASGAVRWLEEQGIGLDVGVGRLPLVPAAVLFDLHVGDMRIRPDAAAGYAACAAASGRPPAEGNVGAGSGAVVGKTFGMQHAMKGGVGTASVTVDGVTVGALIACNAVGDVVDPDTGLPLAGARTADGSALRDARRALLRGEPPHQLLAGSNTTIGVIATDAQLTKVQAQRLAVAGHDGLARAINPVHTMSDGDTLFALATGHAPRHPGMLVLATMAAEAVARATVRAVLAARTLATPEGLVLPSHAELAARG, via the coding sequence ATGCAAGCCCTCTCCCCGCACGGCGCCAGCGGCGCCATCACCGACGTGGCCGGCATCATGGTCGGCCACCACAGCGACACCCGCCGCCCCACGGGCTGCTCCGTGGTCATCGCCCCGGGCGGCGCCGTGGCGGGCGTGGACGTGCGCGGCGCGGCGCCCGGCACGCGCGAGACCGACCTGCTCGCGCCCGGCAACCTGGTGCAGCAGGTGCATGCCGTCATGCTCGCGGGCGGCAGCGCCTGGGGCCTGGACGCAGCCAGCGGCGCCGTGCGCTGGCTGGAGGAGCAAGGCATAGGCCTGGACGTGGGCGTGGGCCGCCTGCCGCTGGTGCCCGCAGCCGTGCTGTTCGACCTCCACGTGGGCGACATGAGGATCCGCCCCGACGCCGCGGCAGGCTACGCCGCCTGCGCCGCCGCCAGCGGCCGCCCCCCCGCCGAGGGCAACGTGGGCGCGGGCAGCGGCGCCGTGGTCGGCAAGACCTTCGGCATGCAGCACGCCATGAAGGGCGGCGTGGGCACGGCCTCGGTCACCGTGGACGGCGTGACGGTGGGCGCGCTCATCGCCTGCAACGCCGTGGGCGACGTGGTGGACCCCGACACCGGCCTGCCCCTGGCCGGCGCGCGCACCGCAGATGGCAGCGCCCTGCGCGACGCGCGGCGCGCCCTGCTGCGCGGCGAGCCGCCGCACCAGCTGCTGGCGGGCAGCAACACCACCATAGGCGTGATCGCCACCGACGCGCAGCTCACCAAGGTGCAGGCCCAGCGCCTGGCCGTGGCCGGGCACGACGGCCTGGCGCGCGCCATCAACCCCGTGCACACCATGAGCGACGGCGACACGCTGTTCGCCCTGGCCACGGGCCACGCACCGCGCCACCCCGGCATGCTGGTGCTGGCCACCATGGCGGCCGAGGCCGTGGCCCGCGCCACGGTGCGCGCCGTGCTGGCCGCGCGCACGCTGGCCACTCCCGAAGGTCTGGTGCTGCCCAGCCACGCCGAGCTGGCCGCGCGCGGATAG
- a CDS encoding TAXI family TRAP transporter solute-binding subunit, which produces MERLPRRLRTLLLSLRDLLLSAGPLAVLGVGLVVLAFQWLKPTPPHQVTLATGPAQSAYEAFGKRYQEALAANGIEVRLLPSDGSSANLQLLRSGQADLAFVQGGTGELRPGDGDELVSLGSLFVEPVWLFYRGDAARRAHGTARLDGLHQLRGMRVNVGSPGSGVPTLMERLLAANHVPPADLALTQLEQTPATVEFLAGRLDALVFASAPESLMVQMLLQTPGVQLMGFAQNEAYGRRFPFLTPVTLPRGVVDLAANVPPRDVRLVASTTSLLAREGTHPALLQLFAQAAQTIHGGAGWFNRAREFPSTRHAELPIAKEGERAINEPTPLLQRYLPFWIANLVERMWLVLGILIAVMLPLSRVVPPLYQFRVRSRVFRWYGHLREIEDDMEAGRAAPEELRQRLARLEAQVEKVSVPLSYADELYALRNHIQLVQRRVPGA; this is translated from the coding sequence ATGGAACGGCTGCCACGCCGCCTGCGCACGCTGCTGCTGTCGCTGCGCGACCTGCTGCTCTCCGCCGGGCCGCTGGCCGTGTTGGGCGTGGGCCTGGTGGTGCTGGCCTTCCAGTGGCTCAAGCCCACGCCGCCGCACCAAGTGACGCTGGCGACCGGCCCCGCGCAAAGCGCCTACGAGGCCTTCGGCAAGCGCTACCAGGAAGCCCTGGCGGCCAATGGCATCGAGGTGAGGCTGCTGCCCAGCGACGGCTCCTCGGCCAACCTGCAGCTGCTGCGCAGCGGCCAGGCGGACCTGGCCTTCGTGCAGGGCGGCACGGGCGAGCTGCGCCCCGGGGACGGCGACGAACTGGTCTCGCTGGGCAGCCTGTTCGTCGAGCCGGTCTGGCTGTTCTACCGCGGCGACGCGGCGCGGCGCGCCCACGGCACGGCGAGGCTGGACGGCCTGCACCAGCTGCGCGGCATGCGCGTGAACGTGGGCTCGCCCGGCAGCGGCGTGCCCACGCTCATGGAGCGGCTGCTGGCCGCCAACCACGTGCCGCCCGCGGACCTCGCGCTCACGCAGCTGGAGCAGACGCCCGCCACGGTGGAATTCCTCGCCGGCCGGCTGGACGCGCTGGTGTTCGCCTCGGCACCCGAGTCGCTCATGGTGCAGATGCTGCTGCAGACGCCCGGCGTGCAGCTCATGGGCTTCGCGCAGAACGAGGCCTACGGCCGGCGCTTTCCCTTCCTCACGCCCGTGACGCTTCCGCGCGGCGTGGTGGACCTGGCGGCCAACGTGCCGCCGCGCGACGTGCGGCTGGTGGCCTCCACCACCTCGCTGCTGGCGCGCGAGGGCACGCACCCGGCGCTGCTGCAGCTCTTCGCGCAGGCGGCGCAGACCATCCACGGCGGCGCGGGCTGGTTCAACCGCGCGCGCGAGTTCCCGAGCACGCGCCACGCGGAGCTGCCGATCGCCAAGGAGGGCGAGCGCGCCATCAACGAGCCCACGCCGCTGCTGCAGCGCTACCTGCCGTTCTGGATCGCCAACCTCGTCGAGCGCATGTGGCTGGTGCTGGGCATCCTGATCGCCGTGATGCTGCCGCTGTCGCGCGTGGTGCCGCCGCTGTACCAGTTCCGCGTGCGCTCGCGCGTGTTCCGCTGGTACGGGCACCTGCGCGAGATCGAGGACGACATGGAGGCCGGCCGCGCCGCGCCCGAGGAGCTGCGCCAGCGGCTCGCCCGCCTGGAGGCGCAGGTCGAGAAGGTGAGCGTGCCGCTGTCCTACGCCGACGAGCTGTACGCACTGCGCAACCACATACAGCTTGTGCAAAGGCGCGTGCCCGGCGCCTGA
- the ettA gene encoding energy-dependent translational throttle protein EttA has protein sequence MAQYVFSMNRVTKTVPPKRQILKDISLSFFPGAKIGVLGLNGSGKSSLLKIMAGVDKEFEGEAIPMPGLSIGYLPQEPQLNPEHTVRQAVEEAMAEVNNARARLEEVYAAYAEEDADFDALAKEQGELEAIIAAAGTDSEHQLEIAADALRLPPWDAVIGKLSGGEKRRVALCKLLLSKPDMLLLDEPTNHLDAESVEWLEQFLHRFPGTVVAITHDRYFLDNAAEWILELDRGHGIPYKGNYSEWLLQKQNRLEAEQKGEEARAKALKKELEWVRQNAKGRQAKSKARIARFEELSDYEYQRRNETQEIFIPVADRLGTQVIEFHGVTKSFGDRVLIDNLSMNIPAGAIVGIIGPNGAGKSTLFKLIAGKEKPDSGEVIVGQTVKMAFVDQSRDALANDKTVWEDVSGGLDIINVGKFQMASRAYCGRFNFNGQDQQKKVGNLSGGERGRLHLAKTLIQGGNVLLLDEPSNDLDVETLRALEDALLEYAGTVLVISHDRWFLDRIATHILAAEGDSQWVFFDGNYQEYEADKKKRLGEEGAAPKRMRFKALK, from the coding sequence ATGGCCCAATACGTTTTCTCGATGAACCGTGTCACCAAGACCGTGCCGCCCAAGCGGCAGATCTTGAAAGACATCTCCCTGTCCTTCTTCCCCGGCGCGAAGATCGGCGTGCTGGGCCTGAACGGCTCGGGCAAGTCCTCGCTGCTCAAGATCATGGCGGGCGTGGACAAGGAGTTCGAGGGCGAGGCCATCCCCATGCCGGGCCTCTCGATCGGCTACCTGCCGCAGGAGCCCCAGCTCAACCCCGAGCACACGGTGCGCCAGGCGGTGGAGGAGGCCATGGCCGAGGTGAACAACGCCCGCGCCCGTCTCGAAGAGGTCTACGCAGCCTACGCGGAGGAAGATGCCGACTTCGACGCGCTGGCCAAGGAGCAGGGCGAGCTCGAAGCCATCATCGCCGCCGCCGGCACGGACAGCGAGCACCAGCTGGAGATCGCCGCCGACGCCCTGCGCCTGCCGCCCTGGGACGCGGTGATCGGCAAGCTCTCGGGCGGCGAGAAGCGCCGCGTGGCGCTGTGCAAGCTGCTCTTGTCCAAGCCCGACATGCTGCTGCTGGACGAGCCCACCAACCACCTGGACGCCGAATCGGTGGAGTGGCTGGAGCAGTTCCTGCACCGCTTCCCCGGCACCGTGGTGGCCATCACCCACGACCGCTACTTCCTCGACAACGCAGCCGAGTGGATCCTGGAGCTGGACCGCGGCCACGGCATTCCCTACAAGGGCAACTACTCCGAGTGGCTGCTGCAGAAGCAGAACCGCCTGGAGGCCGAGCAGAAGGGCGAGGAGGCCCGCGCCAAGGCCCTGAAGAAGGAGCTGGAGTGGGTGCGCCAGAACGCCAAGGGCCGCCAGGCCAAGAGCAAGGCGCGCATCGCCCGCTTCGAGGAGCTGTCCGACTACGAATACCAGCGCCGCAACGAGACGCAGGAGATCTTCATCCCCGTGGCCGACCGCCTGGGCACGCAGGTCATCGAGTTCCACGGCGTCACCAAGAGCTTCGGCGACCGCGTGCTGATCGACAACCTCTCGATGAACATCCCGGCCGGCGCCATCGTGGGCATCATCGGCCCCAACGGCGCGGGCAAGTCCACGCTGTTCAAGCTCATCGCGGGCAAGGAAAAGCCCGATTCGGGCGAGGTCATCGTCGGCCAGACCGTGAAGATGGCCTTCGTGGACCAGTCGCGCGACGCGCTGGCCAACGACAAGACGGTGTGGGAAGACGTCTCGGGCGGGCTGGACATCATCAACGTGGGCAAGTTCCAGATGGCCAGCCGCGCCTACTGCGGGCGCTTCAACTTCAACGGCCAGGACCAGCAGAAGAAGGTGGGCAACCTCTCGGGCGGCGAGCGCGGGCGCCTGCACCTGGCCAAGACGCTGATCCAGGGCGGCAACGTGCTGCTGCTGGACGAGCCGTCGAACGACCTGGACGTGGAAACCCTGCGCGCGCTGGAAGACGCGCTGCTCGAATACGCGGGCACGGTGCTCGTCATCAGCCACGACCGCTGGTTCCTCGACCGCATCGCCACGCACATCCTGGCCGCCGAGGGCGACAGCCAGTGGGTGTTCTTCGACGGCAACTACCAGGAGTACGAGGCCGACAAGAAGAAGCGCCTGGGCGAGGAGGGCGCGGCGCCCAAGCGCATGCGCTTCAAGGCGCTGAAGTAA
- a CDS encoding DEAD/DEAH box helicase, protein MTFEELKLAPALLQAVQEQGYQNPTPIQAQAIPAVLAGHDLLAGAQTGTGKTAAFTLPMLHRLAQGQAPTSRFGGRGVRALVLTPTRELAAQVEESVRAYGKHLDIKSTVIFGGVGMNPQIERIKRGVDVLVATPGRLLDLQQQGFMDLSQVEILVLDEADRMLDMGFIHDVKKVLALLPKAKQSLLFSATFSDEIRELAAGLLNDPQSIQVTPRNTTVQRISQVIHPVGRGKKKQVLLHIIQQHDWSQVLVFTRTKFGANNVAEYLTKHGVQAMALHGNKSQSARTQALEGFKSGQIRALVATDIAARGIDIDDLPHVVNYEIPNVPEDYVHRIGRTGRAGKEGQAVSLVCMDEEGFMMEIERFTKQEIPVQVIEGFGPDEGEKAEPIAMGRQTIWGGAGKPPSREVMQAAAKAARQEMMDRIRTNKATQGTPRGGRQGGGQGEGQRAAQGQGGGGAGRGGNGGRPAGRGQQQPRNAGEGRRGGGNVGGGGNRRFDDSQPRSENAHLGTQLAHVNLGPRHGGNRTSQPDPMRTSVDSMADRGRRGGFRSGGGGGGGGRGPRGGGFGR, encoded by the coding sequence ATGACATTCGAAGAACTGAAGCTGGCGCCGGCCCTTTTGCAGGCCGTGCAAGAACAGGGTTACCAGAACCCGACCCCCATCCAGGCCCAGGCCATTCCCGCCGTCCTCGCAGGCCATGACCTGCTCGCCGGCGCGCAGACCGGCACCGGCAAGACCGCGGCCTTCACCCTGCCCATGCTGCACCGCCTGGCCCAGGGCCAGGCCCCCACGAGCAGGTTCGGCGGCCGCGGCGTGCGCGCCCTGGTGCTCACCCCCACGCGCGAGCTCGCGGCGCAGGTCGAGGAATCCGTGCGCGCCTACGGCAAGCACCTGGACATCAAGTCCACCGTGATCTTCGGCGGCGTGGGCATGAACCCGCAGATCGAGCGCATCAAGCGCGGCGTGGACGTGCTCGTGGCCACGCCCGGGCGCCTGCTGGATTTGCAGCAGCAGGGCTTCATGGACCTGTCCCAGGTCGAGATCCTGGTGCTCGACGAAGCCGACCGCATGCTCGACATGGGCTTCATCCACGACGTGAAGAAGGTGCTGGCGCTGCTGCCCAAGGCCAAGCAGAGCCTGCTGTTCTCGGCCACCTTCAGCGACGAGATCCGCGAACTGGCCGCGGGCCTGCTGAACGACCCGCAAAGCATCCAGGTCACGCCGCGCAACACCACGGTGCAGCGCATCAGCCAGGTCATCCACCCCGTGGGCCGGGGCAAGAAGAAGCAGGTGCTGCTGCACATCATCCAGCAGCACGACTGGAGCCAGGTGCTGGTGTTCACGCGCACCAAGTTCGGCGCCAACAACGTCGCCGAATACCTGACCAAGCACGGCGTGCAGGCCATGGCGCTGCACGGCAACAAGAGCCAGAGCGCCCGCACGCAGGCCCTGGAAGGCTTCAAGAGCGGCCAGATCCGTGCCCTGGTGGCCACGGACATCGCGGCGCGCGGCATCGACATCGACGACCTGCCGCATGTCGTGAACTACGAGATCCCCAACGTGCCCGAGGACTACGTGCACCGCATCGGCCGCACCGGCCGCGCCGGCAAGGAAGGCCAGGCCGTGAGCCTGGTCTGCATGGACGAGGAAGGCTTCATGATGGAGATCGAGCGCTTCACCAAGCAGGAGATCCCCGTGCAGGTCATCGAGGGCTTCGGCCCCGACGAGGGCGAGAAGGCCGAACCCATCGCCATGGGCCGCCAGACCATCTGGGGCGGCGCCGGCAAGCCGCCGAGCCGCGAAGTCATGCAGGCGGCCGCCAAGGCGGCGCGCCAGGAGATGATGGACCGCATCCGCACCAACAAGGCCACCCAGGGCACGCCGCGCGGCGGCCGTCAGGGCGGCGGCCAGGGTGAAGGCCAGCGCGCGGCCCAGGGCCAGGGCGGCGGCGGCGCAGGCCGTGGCGGCAACGGCGGCCGGCCGGCCGGCCGCGGCCAGCAGCAGCCCCGCAACGCCGGCGAAGGGCGCCGCGGCGGCGGCAATGTCGGTGGCGGCGGCAACCGCCGTTTCGACGACAGCCAGCCGCGCAGCGAGAACGCCCACCTGGGCACCCAGCTCGCGCACGTGAACCTGGGCCCGCGCCACGGCGGCAACCGCACCAGCCAGCCCGACCCCATGCGCACCAGCGTCGACAGCATGGCCGACCGCGGGCGCCGCGGGGGCTTTCGCAGCGGCGGTGGTGGCGGCGGTGGCGGGCGCGGCCCGCGCGGCGGCGGCTTCGGCCGCTGA
- a CDS encoding M14 family metallopeptidase: MMTPKAPHHSTAWQPAAALQSTSARALRQGWALVAAAVLSACSSTPLPPWTTQPPSAAQPPAAAQARRPVPPPLGTAPRGEAPAAPVTITPIGPNAPEPSAAAPLPYGEAVAARFPDPSVRYETPGLAEGRRAFTTNAELTQWLRDLAAAQHGATRMQMLDLGLSQRGTPIHALVLTRAAGTDAMALEASRRPTVLLIGQQHGDEPAGSEALLVVARELAQGLLEPMLDRINVIVVPRANPDGADAGTRVTASGADMNRDHLLLQTPEAQALARLVRNYRPMAIIDAHEYTVAGRFLEKFHAIQRYDVLLQHATTANLPEFMTKAALEWYRAPMVKALGAESLTQEWYYTTSTRPDDLRISMGGTQPDTGRNVNGLKNAVSMLLETRGVGIGRTHIQRRVHSHVTAITSALRSTVERANDLEQVRSYEARDISAQACRGDIVVEAGPTPTQRELVMLDPDTGADRTLRVDWNSSLELVTLKKRPRPCGYWLAGGASEAVERLKLLGLQVMRVAEPGSILADTYQETGRTTAQRQDVRGTVAGGQGIVRVQVTPTRSAIDVPAESYYVPLNQPLANLAVAALEPDTQNSYFANRLIPNLGDTARVMAPPSLVFEDTD; the protein is encoded by the coding sequence ATGATGACGCCCAAAGCCCCGCACCACAGCACCGCATGGCAGCCCGCCGCTGCCCTCCAGAGCACGAGCGCCCGGGCCCTGCGCCAGGGATGGGCGCTGGTGGCCGCGGCCGTGCTGTCCGCCTGCTCCAGCACGCCGCTGCCGCCCTGGACCACCCAGCCGCCCTCGGCGGCGCAGCCCCCCGCTGCCGCGCAGGCCAGGCGGCCGGTGCCGCCGCCCCTGGGAACGGCGCCGCGCGGCGAGGCGCCCGCCGCGCCGGTCACGATCACGCCCATCGGACCGAACGCGCCCGAACCCTCCGCAGCGGCCCCGCTGCCCTACGGCGAGGCCGTCGCGGCGCGCTTTCCCGATCCATCGGTGCGCTACGAGACGCCGGGCCTGGCCGAGGGGCGGCGCGCCTTCACCACGAATGCCGAGCTCACGCAATGGCTGCGCGACCTGGCGGCAGCGCAGCATGGCGCCACGCGCATGCAGATGCTGGACCTGGGCCTGTCCCAGCGCGGCACGCCCATCCATGCGCTGGTGCTCACGCGCGCCGCGGGCACGGACGCCATGGCCCTGGAGGCCAGCCGCCGCCCCACGGTGCTGCTGATCGGCCAGCAGCACGGCGACGAGCCCGCGGGCAGCGAGGCCCTGCTGGTCGTGGCGCGGGAGCTCGCGCAGGGGCTGCTCGAACCCATGCTCGACCGCATCAACGTGATCGTCGTGCCGCGCGCCAACCCCGACGGCGCCGACGCCGGCACGCGCGTCACGGCAAGCGGCGCCGACATGAACCGCGACCACCTGCTGCTGCAAACGCCCGAGGCCCAGGCGCTGGCCAGGCTGGTGCGCAACTACCGCCCCATGGCCATCATCGACGCGCACGAATACACGGTTGCCGGGCGCTTCCTGGAGAAGTTCCACGCCATCCAGCGCTATGACGTGCTGCTGCAGCACGCGACCACCGCCAACCTGCCCGAGTTCATGACCAAGGCGGCCCTGGAGTGGTACCGCGCCCCCATGGTGAAGGCGCTGGGCGCCGAGAGCCTGACCCAGGAGTGGTACTACACCACCTCCACCCGCCCCGACGACCTGCGCATCTCCATGGGCGGCACCCAGCCCGACACCGGGCGCAACGTCAACGGCTTGAAGAATGCCGTCAGCATGCTGCTGGAGACCCGCGGCGTGGGCATCGGCCGCACCCACATCCAGCGCCGCGTGCACTCCCATGTCACCGCCATCACCAGCGCACTGCGCAGCACGGTGGAGCGCGCCAACGACCTGGAGCAGGTGCGCTCCTACGAAGCGCGCGACATCTCCGCCCAAGCCTGCCGCGGCGACATCGTGGTGGAGGCCGGCCCCACGCCGACCCAGCGCGAGCTGGTCATGCTCGACCCCGACACCGGCGCCGACCGCACGCTGCGCGTGGACTGGAATTCGTCGCTGGAGCTGGTCACGCTGAAGAAACGCCCGCGCCCCTGCGGCTACTGGCTCGCGGGCGGCGCGAGCGAGGCGGTGGAGCGCCTCAAGCTGCTGGGCCTGCAGGTCATGCGCGTGGCCGAGCCGGGCTCCATACTGGCCGACACCTACCAGGAAACCGGCCGCACGACCGCGCAGCGGCAGGACGTGCGCGGCACCGTGGCCGGCGGCCAGGGCATCGTCCGCGTGCAGGTCACGCCCACGCGCAGCGCCATCGACGTGCCCGCCGAGAGCTACTACGTGCCGCTGAACCAGCCCCTGGCCAACCTGGCCGTCGCGGCGCTGGAGCCCGACACGCAGAACAGCTACTTCGCCAACCGCCTCATCCCCAACCTGGGCGATACCGCGCGCGTCATGGCACCGCCGTCCCTGGTGTTCGAGGACACGGACTGA
- a CDS encoding PEP-CTERM sorting domain-containing protein, protein MRKILGAIAMAGCMMTGANATIVYQFQVTSMECSGSHCEDWSSELNSLTISMSAPIGELNVRTVDWGTPIESTQYYNSNIVAVDFAALDIFVNMQEGRCESPVLCEMVATLQANDGYLQGIIRTLSTMYADTFMSTNGSDLWSGYLNSDRGPTTPDNRPIYSGVWYAVPEPGALALLGVGLVGMVGVRQRRRTAAVAAST, encoded by the coding sequence ATGCGCAAGATTCTCGGTGCCATTGCAATGGCTGGCTGCATGATGACAGGGGCCAACGCCACGATCGTCTACCAGTTTCAAGTGACTTCGATGGAGTGCTCGGGGTCGCACTGCGAAGACTGGAGCAGCGAACTCAACTCCTTGACGATCAGCATGTCGGCACCCATTGGCGAGCTGAACGTGAGGACGGTCGATTGGGGAACCCCCATCGAGAGCACGCAGTACTACAACTCCAACATCGTCGCCGTCGATTTCGCAGCCCTCGATATTTTTGTGAACATGCAGGAAGGGCGTTGCGAGTCCCCGGTCCTGTGCGAGATGGTGGCAACCCTGCAAGCAAACGATGGATACCTTCAGGGAATCATCAGAACGCTCAGCACGATGTACGCCGATACTTTCATGTCCACGAACGGATCCGATCTATGGTCCGGGTACCTGAATTCGGATCGTGGACCGACCACCCCGGACAATCGCCCGATCTATTCCGGTGTCTGGTATGCAGTGCCGGAACCCGGTGCACTTGCCCTGCTGGGCGTGGGCCTCGTCGGGATGGTCGGCGTGCGCCAGCGCCGGCGCACCGCTGCAGTCGCAGCTTCGACTTGA
- a CDS encoding CidA/LrgA family protein, producing MLGLPLPGAVAGMLLLLAGLLALGRVPQALERAAGGLLQHTMLLFIPAITGVMLHFDRIAQEWRPFLVAGVAGAAITLAATAGTLHWLLRDSQSERPDEQERP from the coding sequence CTGCTGGGCCTGCCCCTGCCCGGCGCGGTGGCGGGCATGCTGCTGTTGCTGGCGGGGCTGCTGGCGCTGGGCCGCGTGCCCCAGGCGCTGGAGCGCGCCGCCGGCGGGTTGCTGCAGCACACGATGCTGCTGTTCATTCCGGCGATCACCGGCGTGATGCTGCACTTCGACCGCATTGCGCAGGAATGGCGGCCCTTTCTCGTGGCCGGCGTGGCGGGCGCGGCCATCACGCTGGCGGCAACCGCAGGGACGCTGCACTGGCTGCTGCGCGACTCGCAGAGCGAACGCCCCGATGAGCAGGAGCGGCCCTGA
- a CDS encoding LrgB family protein, producing the protein MMDALRTLAPWLAASPLPWLVLTLVAYALALALYRRSGAHPLLIPVLTAVAVAIMGIAEAVMAGPLLRLLRVRDPAVRGFAIGLTAHAIGTARELQVHPTAGAFTALAMGLDGVATAVLAPVCVALLGWL; encoded by the coding sequence ATGATGGACGCCCTGCGCACCCTCGCGCCCTGGCTGGCCGCCTCGCCCCTGCCCTGGCTGGTGCTGACGCTTGTGGCCTACGCGCTGGCGCTGGCGCTGTACCGGCGCAGCGGCGCGCATCCGCTGCTGATCCCGGTGCTGACGGCCGTGGCCGTGGCCATCATGGGCATCGCGGAGGCAGTGATGGCGGGGCCGCTGCTGCGCCTGCTGCGCGTGCGCGACCCGGCGGTGCGGGGCTTCGCCATCGGCCTGACGGCGCACGCCATCGGCACTGCGCGCGAGCTGCAGGTGCACCCCACCGCCGGCGCCTTCACGGCCCTGGCCATGGGGCTGGACGGCGTGGCCACGGCGGTGCTGGCGCCGGTGTGCGTGGCGCTGCTGGGCTGGCTATGA
- a CDS encoding LysR substrate-binding domain-containing protein — protein MRRHLPSTQALACFEAAARHESYTRAAQELALTQSAVSRQILALEEQLGVQLFRRTRHGVVLTPAGRHYGRQVARWLQGLEQDTLDVMAHQGHGGALSLAAVATFATRWLIPRLPLLAERHPEIVVHIETQTRPFLFTDTGFDAALYAGTPEQVANWPGVQAQLLMQEDVVPVCSPRLLETAAQQSGMPRGTGRAHQGVPPQVLARLPLIQQSTRPHGWRQWFDAMGVQDAPRALDGPRYELFSMTAVAAAHGLGVALMPPMLIEAEMARGELVVACPQPLRGERGYYLVSPAQHQPPVLAAFAQWLGEMAAAGAS, from the coding sequence ATGCGACGACATCTGCCATCCACCCAGGCGCTGGCCTGTTTCGAGGCCGCTGCGCGGCACGAGAGCTATACCCGCGCCGCGCAGGAGCTGGCGCTCACGCAAAGCGCCGTCTCGCGCCAGATCCTGGCGCTCGAAGAGCAGCTCGGCGTGCAGCTGTTCCGCCGCACGCGCCATGGCGTGGTGCTCACGCCCGCGGGGCGGCACTACGGGCGCCAGGTGGCGCGCTGGCTGCAGGGGCTGGAGCAGGACACGCTGGACGTGATGGCGCACCAGGGCCACGGGGGGGCGCTGTCGCTGGCGGCGGTCGCCACCTTCGCCACGCGCTGGCTGATCCCGCGCCTGCCGCTGCTGGCCGAGCGCCACCCGGAGATCGTGGTCCACATAGAGACCCAGACCCGCCCCTTCCTGTTCACCGACACCGGCTTCGATGCCGCGCTCTACGCCGGCACGCCCGAGCAGGTGGCCAACTGGCCCGGCGTGCAGGCGCAGCTGCTGATGCAGGAGGACGTGGTGCCGGTGTGCAGCCCGCGCCTGCTGGAGACGGCCGCGCAGCAGTCGGGCATGCCGCGCGGCACCGGGCGCGCGCACCAGGGCGTGCCGCCGCAGGTGCTGGCGCGGCTGCCGCTGATCCAGCAAAGCACGCGGCCCCATGGCTGGCGGCAGTGGTTCGATGCCATGGGCGTGCAGGACGCGCCGCGCGCGCTCGACGGGCCGCGCTACGAGCTCTTCTCCATGACGGCCGTGGCCGCGGCCCATGGGCTGGGCGTGGCGCTGATGCCGCCCATGCTCATCGAGGCCGAGATGGCGCGCGGCGAGCTCGTCGTGGCCTGCCCCCAGCCGCTGCGCGGCGAGCGCGGCTACTACCTCGTCAGCCCCGCGCAGCACCAGCCGCCGGTGCTGGCGGCCTTCGCGCAGTGGCTCGGGGAAATGGCCGCGGCCGGGGCTTCATAG